The Pyrenophora tritici-repentis strain M4 chromosome 2, whole genome shotgun sequence genome window below encodes:
- a CDS encoding t-SNARE complex subunit, syntaxin, whose protein sequence is MDITPAFNQVLAKHDARPIKPHVFRVEALDDFVKEAYRIRTHIAKLHTDLRYIRQSYLSTAPPPRRKKYTTSTSSTSADHDSAYLTDAQRNEIDAQAKLSINQLNDAIKRLGIAEQARQATEKQLALKKRAKQGLGALGRWAAGGAITAKSVEEEIEETKANTIKAHRESIIWSLQNQLEQCGRFQSAMMEIRLMREVEKSKSVLYKTRTTGPGAADYSGMNGGSSVGGESADYRAKSTYTQDESSAVIENQLDPEQLQLFAQENQDMLKQYEDQLDKVRQTEKSLTEIAELQSTLATNLSIQAAHIDQLVEDSLNTTENVGSGNKELKRATERGSTAQKVFWATTVFCGTLILWDLFI, encoded by the exons ATGGACATTACGCCCGCATTCAACCAGGTGCTAGCAAAGCATGATGCGCGTCCTATTAAGCCTCACGTGTTTCGGGTCGAAGCCTTGGATGACTTTGTGAAAGAAGCATATCGTATT CGCACGCACATTGCAAAACTGCACACAGACCTTAGGTACATACGGCAGAGCTATCTCTCTACTGCACCGCCTCCCCGCCGGAAAAAGTACACAACAAGTACCTCGTCCACGTCGGCCGACCATGATTCAGCATACCTCACCGACGCGCAACGTAACGAAATCGACGCCCAAGCAAAGCTATCGATAAACCAGTTGAATGATGCTATCAAGCGACTTGGAATCGCCGAACAGGCACGACAGGCGACAGAGAAGCAACTTGCGCTGAAGAAGCGGGCGAAACAAGGGCTGGGTGCCTTGGGACGGTGGGCAGCAGGCGGGGCAATCACAGCGAAGAGTGTCGAGGAGGAGATTGAAGAGACCAAGGCGAATACTATCAAAGCGCATCGGGAGAGCATAATATGGTCGTTGCAGAACCAGCTCGAGCAATGTGGCCGCTTCCAGAGCGCCATGATGGAGATCAGGCTCATGCGCGAGGTTGAAAAGAGCAAAAGTGTTCTGTATAAGACGAGAACTACAGGACCAGGAGCAGCCGATTACAGCGGTATGAACGGTGGCAGTAGTGTCGGAGGCGAGTCTGCAGATTATCGGGCCAAGTCGACATACACACAGGACGAGTCGAGCGCGGTGATTGAGAACCAGCTCGACCCAGAGCAACTCCAGCTATTTGCGCAGGAAAACCAGGACATGCTCAAGCAGTACGAGGACCAACTCGACAAAGTCCG CCAAACCGAGAAGTCGCTCACAGAGATTGCCGAACTGCAATCAACTCTCGCAACCAACCTCAGCATACAGGCTGCCCACATTGATCAGCTAGTCGAGGACTCACTCAATACGACGGAGAATGTCGGAAGCGGAAACAAGGAGCTCAAGCGGGCGACGGAGAGAGGCAGTACAGCGCAAAAGGTCTTCTGGGCCACGACTGTCTTCTGTGGCACTCTCATTTTGTGGGATTTGTTTATTTAG
- a CDS encoding DUF1421 multi-domain protein: MAGSQSNSGDTDADVQEQLLNYPSERNTSKRAETISPGAKFTAEHLMRHCPYTVTFDYINPSLWGVPAPEDADETHATTWVAKAIHDYHVGMEWDERLYFDYQWDFEGWTRELFQKVERTTLRSLKTVLRYRGVYTGKFRARVADSLFNLLGGENAPEWDPAEFKAEKFDERSEAYQRQQNAHLAAPIDRQAQQPLQQTQPLEPLQPQPQRPSQGEQYRVRQGVRSHPQYQELQQPPYAINAYAGPQPRQTEQAMQPQQWYPQTQTRPPATAYREVTPFPQQPTNRVPDRPLGLPHDPYKTLPPRWSRNDRLEANTITQFSKLWDNSNKYTGNAYDLLDDKIKIFFSICWQVDIQEEQFHAVFPRILTGRAETFYIQVVERDDSFADAYMAIKNHFDHDVHHQHYYTDWTTTTFARTRAENPDKGLHEVLQILLDKLQLCQRALGKNFEGEDALRTTVINACRGVPELEMALFKPATICEGLFSDLRSAVETHLARQHTAQLVTEDQYYLDRRYNGNGRIRGGSRGGGGFRGGSRGAYRGGEQRDDNGRGFKPRWRKKCFVCRKEGCWSTNHTDKERKDARAQFFSTLYFTGAQPPEDFSVHLAEYEGIEHTSQYNQRGWREEEDCEDDEDDDVAEAHSEHQFFKEQCLADQAFLHHISGDDIYSRDAPSAPASQFLLEDRYTRSVYQGILPDTGAANVSTVGKEQYLALTREDPTVKLDTSTAGKASIKFGKGEATASIGTVQVSTEIGKINFEVLEAPTPFLLCLADMDRLKVYFNNTTDELVQDDVHIPVIRKWGHPWFHLNKRERATMFLTETELRRLHRRFGHPAVTRLVKLLKDAGHNDFEERTLEEVTKFCHHCQLHSSAPRRFKFTLKDDHHFNYEILVDVMYLSNKPVLHVVDSSTAFQGARFLSAISAKETWQALRILWIDTYQGPPDIITHDAGTNFASAEFRAEAKIMGVTCKQVPTEAHWSIGKTERYHAPLRRAWDILHAELTDTMSDDAILQMAVKAVNDTAGPDGLVPTLLVFGAYPRMTAESPPSPSMVKRSEAIQKATKALRKLTAERQVADALNTRNGPATADMLALPLQSEVLVWRESDGWNGPYKIASTDGHNITVDMVNGPATFRSTVVKPYYRPDHLWSDPDAPHAPNEPNEPHEPIAVPPAAQPRRRGRPPGSKNKRKAHAYITKKEQDDLELAIKLRNDGVITTSGAPFEASDDQEISDLVGRGVFKFEQYDERLHSKIRIFKSRLVREVKGKTTKPYEKSRLVIQGYQDYGKEAILTQSPTIQRCSQRLIMSLAPGLVQSGMSVELRDITQAYPQAQTTLKRTILAHLPTELVHRYPEGTILHVIKPLYGIAEAGVHWWTTYHGHHCKELDMSTSTYDPCLLITNSDDADVFGIVGMQTDDTLMLGTTAFLSREEKKIQKAQFRSKPKAMLTPEVQLDFNGCTLTMDASRVLILRQKGQGGRIRLVDIRAPDRAQQYTEQRARGAYIASTCQPEASFDLSVAAQAQQPSDEDIKALNKRLKWQMENLTRGLRYVTVNLTEAKLIVFVDGSFANNKDLSSQLGFVLMLVNESIGANTFTIQGNVIHYSSTKCKRITRSVLASEIYGMVNGFDIGIAVATTLRIVTERLGLPAIPLVICTDSYSLYECLVKLGTTKEKRLMIDIMALRQSYERREITEIRWINGEDNPADAFTKASPNRALERFIDGNKLTVRVDGWVQRPTSFDV, from the coding sequence ATGGCAGGCAGCCAGAGCAACTCTGGCGATACAGACGCTGATGTTCAAGAGCAACTACTCAACTATCCATCCGAACGCAATACAAGCAAGCGCGCAGAAACTATATCCCCAGGAGCGAAGTTTACTGCTGAACACCTTATGCGACactgtccatacacagtCACGTTTGACTATATCAACCCATCtctctggggtgtacccgcacCAGAGGATGCAGACGAGACGCACGCAACAACCTGGGTCGCGAAggctatccacgactaccATGTAGGAATGGAATGGGATGAGAGACTATACTTCGACTACcaatgggactttgaaggatggacacGAGAGCTATTCCAGAAGGTTGAGCGCACTACGCTAAGATCTCTGAAGACTGTGCTCCGGTATAGGGGAGTCTATACAGGCAAATTTCGGGCTAGAGTAGCTGATTCCCTCTTCAACTTACTAGGAGGAGAAAACGCTCCCGAATGGGACCCTGCAGAGTTCAAGGCCGAGAAGTTTGACGAACGTTCTGAGGCGTACCAGCGTCAGCAGAACGCACATCTAGCAGCCCCTATAGATAGACAAGCGCAGCAGCCACTGCAACAGACGCAGCCACTGGAACCGCTACAGCCGCAGCCACAACGTCCGTCACAGGGCgagcagtatagagtgagacaaggcgttCGAAGCCACCCGCAATATCAAGAGCTACAACAACCGCCCTACGCGATCAATGCCTATGCAGGACCACAGCCTCGACAAACGGAGCAGGCTATGCAACCACAACAATGGTACCCGCAGACACAGACACGACCCCCAGCGACCGCATACCGCGAGGTGACACCTTTCCCTCAGCAACCTACAAACCGAGTACCTGACAGACCCCTTGGCCTACCACAtgacccgtacaagacgctaccgccgcgatggtctCGCAACGATCGGCTCGAAGCCaatacgatcacgcagttctctaagctatgggacaatagcaacaagtatacagggaatgcgtacgatctcctagacgataagattaagatcttcttcagcatctgctggcaggtagatatccaggaggagcagtttcacgcagtgtttccccgtatccttaccgggcgtgcagagacgttctacatacaggttgtagagagagatgatagctttgctgatgcgtacatggcaatcaaaaaccacttcgaccatgacgtccatcaccagcactactacacagactggacgactacaaccttcgctcgcacccgcGCAGAGAACCCTGATaagggactacacgaggttctgcagatcctgcttgacaagctgcagctatgccagcgtgcccttggcaagaactttgagggtGAGGATGCCCTCCGCACTACGgtcatcaatgcctgccgaggagtaccagaacttgagatggcactgttcaagccagccacaatctgtgaaggactcttctcagaTCTACGATCCGCAGTGGAAACACACCTAGCACGGCAACACACCGCCCAGTTGGTCACAGAAGATCAATACTACCTAGACcgccgatacaacggcaatggaaggatccgaggtggatctcgaggtggaggaggattcagaggcggatccagaggagcataccgaggaggcgagcagcgcgacgacaacggacgaggattcaagccacgttggaggaagaaatgctttgtttgccggaaggaaggatgctggtctaccaaccacacagataaagagcgcaaagatgcccgtgcgcagttcttctctacgctatactttacaggtGCACAGCCCCCTGaggacttctccgtacatcttgcagaatacgaagggatcgagcacaccagccagtacaatcagagaggctggagagaggaggaagactgcgaggatgacgaggatgacgacgtcgcggaagcaCATTCTGAACACCAGTTCTTCaaggagcaatgccttgcagaccaggcgttcttgcatcATATCTCGGGCGACGACATATACAGCCGAGACGCGCCGTCAGCACCAGCATCGCAGTTCCTGCTTGAGGACCGCTACACACGATCTGTGTACCAAGGAATCCTACCAGATACAGGCGCTGCAAACGTATCCACGGTCGGCAAGGAGCAATACCTCGCACTTACGAGAGAAGATCCGACGGTTAAGTTAGACACATCTACAGCAGGGAAAGCGTCTATTAAATTCGGAAAAGGCGAGGCTACAGCGTCGATTGGCACCGTGCAGGTCTCTACGGAGATCGGAAAAATCAACTTCGAAGTGCTCGAGGCGCCTACGCCGTTCTTGCtatgccttgcagacatggaccgctTAAAGGTATACTTCAACAATACGACAGACGAGCTGGTTCAGGATGACGTACACATCCCggtgattcgcaaatggggacatccttggttccatctaaacaagagagagagagcaactaTGTTCCTAACGGAGACAGaattgcgacggctccatcgacggtttggacacccagctgttaCGCGACTAGTCAAACTCTTAAAGGatgctggccataacgacttcgaagaaagaaccctagaagaagtcactaagttctgccaccactgccagctccacagctccgcgccgcgccgattcaaattcactcttaaggatgatcaccacttcaactatgagatcctggtggacGTAATGTACCTAAGCAACAAACCTGTACTGCATGTGGTcgattcctcaacagcgtttcaaggcgcgaggttcctcagcgctatctcagctaaagaaacatggcaagcactgcggatactatggatcgacaccTACCAGGGACCACCCGACATCATCACGCATGATGCAGGTACTAACTTCGCGAGCGCAGAGttccgcgcagaagcaaagatcatgggagtcacatgcaagcaagtacctacggaggcgcactggtctatcggcaaaactGAGAGGTACCATGCCCCTCTACGCCGGGCATGGGACATACTCCATGCAGAACTCACTGACACTatgtccgacgacgcgattctccagatggctgtgaaggctgttaacgatactgctggccctgatggactagtcccgacgttactagtctttggagcgtacccacgaatgactgcagagtcaccgccatcaccatcaatGGTCAAacgcagcgaggctattcaaaaggcgacgaaagccctgcgcaagctcactgcagagcgccaagttgcagacgccttgaacacccgcaatggaccagccactgcagacatgctcgcgctcccactccagagcgaagtcttagtatggagagagagtgatggctggaatggcccgtacaagatcgccagtacagATGGCCACAACATCACTGTCGACATGGTTAATGGTCCAGCGACATTCAGATCAACTGTCGTtaagccatactacagaccagaccaccTGTGGAGCGACCCtgatgcgccacacgcgccgaatgagccgaatgagccgcacGAGCCGATAGCAGTACCTCCGGCAGCGCAACCACGTAGaagaggccgccctccagggtcaaagaacaagcggaaggcgcacgcgtacatcaccaagaaggagcaggacgatcttgagctagctatcaagctacggAACGATGGCGTGATCACAACCTCAGGCGCCCCCTTTGAagcgtctgatgaccaagagatcagcgacctagtaggtcgtggagtcttcaagtttgagcaatacgacgagaggctacacagcaagatccggatctttaagtcacgcctagtacgtgaggtcaagggaaagacaactAAGCCTTATGAGAAATCCCGTCtggttatccaaggctaccaagACTATGGCAAGGAGGCTATCTTaacgcagtcgccaaccatccagcgatgtagccagcgcctgattatgtcgctggcgcctgGGCTAGTACAAAgcggcatgagcgttgagCTACGTGATATTACGCAGGCATACCCACAGGCTCAGACAAcactgaagaggacgatactcgcacacCTCCCTACCGAGCTGGTacatcgatatccagaaggcacgATACTCCACGTGATCAAGCCACTATATGGGATCGcggaggcaggagtccactggtggacaacatatcacggacaccactgcaaggaaCTAGATATGTCAACAtctacgtacgacccatgcctgttgatcacgaacagcgacgacgcagacgtcttcggcatcgtcggtatgcagacagacgacaccctCATGCTCGGAACGACCGCGTTCTTATCACgcgaagagaaaaagatccagaaggcgcAGTTTAGATCAAAACCAAAGGCTATGCTGACACCAGAGGTGCAGTTAGACTttaatggatgtacacttacgatggacgccagcagagtcttAATCCTcaggcagaaaggacaaggaggaaggatcaggcTTGTTGATAttagggcacccgaccgcgcgcaacagtacaccgagcaacgcgcccgcggagcgtacatcgcatcaacatgccaaccagaggcaTCATTTGATCTGTCCGTAGCTGCTCAagcgcagcaaccatcagacgaggacattaaggcactcaacaagcgcctgaaatggcagatggagaatctcACTCGTGGCCTACGCTACGTCACTGTCAACCTTACGGAGGCTAAGTTGATAGTCTTTGTAgacggctcctttgccaacaacaaggacctcagctcacagctaggctttgtcctcatgctcgtcaacgagtccATTGGCgccaacaccttcacaatacaaggcaacgtgatccactacagctctacaaagtgcaagcgcatcacacggagcgtactggcctcagagatctacggcatggtcaacggctttgacataggcatcgcggttgcaaccacgctaaggatagttacagaacgacttggactacctgcaattcccttggttatctgtacagactcgtactccttgtacgagtgcctagtaaagcttgggacaacgaaggagaagcgcCTCATGATCGATATtatggcgctgcgccaatcatatgagcgtcgcgagatcacggagatccgctggatcaatggcgaagacaatcctgcagacgccttcacgaaggcatcgccaaaccgcgctcttgaacgctttattgacggcaataagctgacagtccgagtagatggatgggtgcagaggccaacaagctttgatgtttAA
- a CDS encoding TyrB, Aspartate-tyrosine-aromatic aminotransferase: MAATAFDANVVPQAPEDPLFGLMAAFRRDEDPKKVDLGIGAYRDDNAKPWVLPVVKMADDRLRNDPNLNHEYLPIAGLPEFTTASQKLVLGADSPAIKEKRVTSLQTISGTGAVHLGALFLAKFYKTQSERTAYFSDPTWANHFQIFSNVGLQHKTYPYFSKKTKGLDFDGMIGALESATEGSIIVLHACAHNPTGVDATQEQWKKIASVIKSKKHFPFFDTAYQGFASGDLATDAWSIRYFVEQGFEMCIAQSYAKNFGLYGERAGCFHFVTSPSSDAESTVKRIASQLAILQRSEISNPPAYGARIASTVLNDPKLFAEWEENLRTMSGRIKEMRKALRSKLEDMGTPGTWNHITEQIGMFSFTGLTEQQVLKIREDSHVYMTKNGRISMAGLNTHNIDYFAKAVDKVVRETQ, translated from the exons ATGGCTGCCACCGCTTTCGACGCCAATGTCGTCCCCCAGGCCCCCGAAGACCCGCTCTTCGGCTTGATGGCTGCCTTCCGCCGCGATGAAGACCCCAAGAAGGTCGACCTAGGCATTGGCGCCTACAGAGACGACAACGCAAAGCCCTGGGTCTTACCCGTCGTCAAGATG GCCGACGACCGCCTACGCAACGACCCCAACCTCAACCACGAGTACCTGCCCATCGCCGGTCTTCCTGAGTTCACAACCGCCTCCCAGAAGCTGGTGTTGGGCGCCGACAGCCCCGCGATCAAGGAGAAGCGG GTCACTAGCTTGCAGACCATCTCCGGCACCGGTGCCGTGCACTTGGGCGCTCTCTTCCTCGCAAAGTTCTACAAGACACAGAGTGAACGTACCGCCTACTTCTCCGACCCAACATGGGCGAACCACTTCCAGATCTTCTCCAACGTCGGTCTCCAACACAAGACATACCCCTACTTCTCCAAGAAGACAAAGGGTCTCGACTTTGATGGCATGATTGGTGCCCTCGAGAGCGCGACTGAGGGCAGCATCATCGTGTTGCACGCTTGCGCCCATAACCCCACCGGTGTCGATGCTACACAGGAGCAATGGAAGAAGATTGCTAGTGTGATCAAGTCGAAGAAGCACTTCCCCTTCTTCGACACGGCATACCAGGGTTTCGCGTCTGGCGACCTTGCTACTGATGCCTGGTCCATCCGCTACTTTGTCGAGCAAGGTTTCGAGATGTGCATCGCTCAGTCATACGCAAAGAACTTTGGTCTGTACGGCGAGCGTGCCGGCTGCTTCCACTTTGTCACATCCCCCTCGTCTGATGCCGAGTCCACCGTCAAGCGCATCGCCTCGCAGCTCGCCATCCTCCAGCGCTCCGAGATCTCAAACCCCCCTGCCTACGGCGCCCGCATCGCCTCGACCGTCCTCAACGACCCAAAGCTCTTCGCTGAGTGGGAGGAGAACCTCCGCACAATGTCCGGTCGTATAAAGGAGATGCGCAAGGCCCTCCGCAGCAAACTCGAGGACATGGGCACCCCAGGCACATGGAACCACATCACCGAACAAATTGGCATGTTCAGCTTCACTGGCTTGACTGAGCAGCAGGTACTCAAGATCCGCGAAGACTCGCACGTTTACATGACCAAGAACGGTCGTATCTCTATGGCTGGTCTCAACACTCACAACATCGACTACTTTGCCAAGGCTGTCGACAAGGTTGTTAGAGAGACCCAGTAG
- a CDS encoding AcpS, Phosphopantetheinyl transferase (holo-ACP synthase): protein MPLRPFPIPFKVGTDICYVPRIRKFITQPSNGEPQRPLRRLLRKLLTEHERRYFWQRFGSGAPFNSIERVSQFLAGRFAAKEACRKACTHLDPKSRGFQHVMILPVTANERDRYKSGRPQGLILDEVYTAGAEPEADLVESRGVGTVDEGIGEVAENSKPLADINELNGQLCEISISHDGDYATAVAIVAFAKG from the exons ATGCCATTGCGACCATTCCCAATTCCCTTCAAAGTAGGCACCGACATCTGCTATGTTCCCAGGATACGAAAGTTCATCACACAACCCAGTAATGGCGAACCACAACGACCTCTGCGGCGCCTTCTGAGAAAACTATTGACGGAACATGAGCGCCGGTACTTTTGGCAGCGCTTCGGAAGCGGAGCTCCTTTCAACAGTATAGAAAGAGTGTCTCAGTTTCTTGCAGGCAG GTTCGCCGCAAAGGAAGCTTGTCGCAAAGCATGCACTCATCTAGATCCTAAATCCCGAGGCTTCCAACATGTCATGATTCTACCCGTGACAGCAAACGAACGTGACAGATATAAATCTGGTCGACCTCAGGGCTTGATACTCGATGAAGTATATACGGCTGGCGCGGAACCTGAGGCGGACTTGGTTGAATCTAGGGGGGTTGGTACGGTAGATGAGGGCATTGGAGAGGTGGCAGAAAATTCGAAGCCGCTGGCTGATATTAATGAGCTTAATGGACAGCTTTGCGAGATTAGTATCAGTCATGATGGGGATTATGCGACTGCTGTTGCTATTGTGGCGTTTGCAAAGGGTTGA
- a CDS encoding DUF605 multi-domain protein has product MQLTTLLSTSAMVATTYALRTAVTLNAIADASKPYVRVINRCPYDVHLWSVFKGDGCPTDGMVTLKTGGTYTENYADKAADLGDGDNHTGISIKISKTEECKGNDITQLEYFQEFTGALDFQMNYFDVSYVDCLGGDCPARNDGYYINVGDQQGKNKASSDGKWCPCHGCHDQASCDAISYVLPDDVRTLTCNHFQNIDFYMCGGNPPSDEDDSPAPPKSSSSPAPKPSKAKPTSTPVPSSSSPTPEVYAADATPSSSPSPSPTSEPPTTTPAPTSEPPKITKTEFVYVTAYEYVNAKRHAHDHARRHQQFHA; this is encoded by the coding sequence ATGCAGCTTACCACCCTCCTTTCCACGTCGGCCATGGTCGCGACGACCTACGCATTGAGGACCGCCGTCACTCTCAATGCCATCGCCGACGCGAGCAAGCCCTACGTACGCGTCATCAACCGCTGCCCTTACGATGTTCACCTTTGGTCTGTCTTTAAAGGAGACGGGTGCCCTACGGATGGCATGGTGACACTCAAGACTGGCGGAACTTACACCGAGAACTACGCCGACAAGGCAGCGGACCTAGGTGACGGAGACAACCACACCGGTATCTCTATCAAGATCTCCAAGACGGAGGAGTGCAAGGGCAACGACATCACCCAATTGGAGTACTTCCAGGAGTTCACTGGTGCACTTGATTTCCAGATGAACTACTTTGACGTATCCTACGTCGACTGCCTGGGCGGGGACTGCCCAGCAAGAAATGATGGATACTACATCAATGTTGGTGACCAGCAGGGCAAGAACAAGGCCAGCAGCGACGGCAAATGGTGCCCTTGCCATGGATGCCATGACCAAGCTTCATGCGACGCCATCTCTTACGTTCTTCCCGACGACGTGCGGACCTTGACTTGCAACCACTTCCAGAACATCGATTTCTACATGTGCGGCGGAAACCCCCCCAGCGACGAAGACGACAGCCCTGCTCCTCCCAAGTCTTCTTCCAGCCCGGCCCCGAAACCTTCCAAGGCCAAGCCTACATCGACTCCCGTACCATCTTCCTCCAGCCCAACTCCCGAGGTGTATGCTGCCGATGCTACCCCATCTTCCTCGCCTTCACCTTCGCCCACCAGCGAACCCCCTACTACCACCCCGGCTCCGACCAGCGAGCCCCCCAAGATCACCAAGACCGAATTTGTCTACGTTACCGCATACGAGTACGTCAATGCGAAGAGGCACGCACACGACCACGCCCGTCGCCACCAACAGTTCCACGCATAA
- a CDS encoding FkpA, FKBP-type peptidyl-prolyl cis-trans isomerase 1, with the protein MGVQKTIITPGNSSLCVKKGDEIHLQYTGWLFDEDAEDNKGDQFDTSVGRGESIITIGRGLVLKGWDEGVLGSADSSPMMLGEKATLVITPDLAYGSRGFVGHIPANATLVFDLEIRAINGKRADST; encoded by the exons ATGGGCGTTCAAAAGACCATCATCACACCAGGCAACTCTTCACTCTGTGTGAAAAAGGGTGACGAGATCCACTTGCAGTACACAG GATGGCTATTCGACGAAGATGCAGAGGATAACAAAGGCGATCA GTTTGACACATCTGTCGGTCGGGGCGAAAGCATCATTACCATCGGCAGAGGTCTTGTTCTCAAAG GCTGGGATGAAGGCGTGCTAGGTTCCGCTGACTCTTCACCTATGATGTTGGGTGAAAAGGCGACACTGGTTATAACACC TGACCTTGCCTATGGCTCTCG TGGTTTTGTCGGACACATCCCAGCAAACGCAACACTGGTCTT TGATCTGGAGATCAGAGCCATCAACGGAAAGAGGGCAGACAGCACCTGA
- a CDS encoding HIS2, Histidinol phosphatase and related hydrolase PHP family, giving the protein MPYSHHSHSGQFCGHATNTLEEVIQAAIAKGFHTFALTEHIPRPIEDFYPGEEKSHTVESLAKLFDDFLIEAHRLRDVHGSQIQILIGFESEWIRPSTVDIIRGISDRNTFDFFMGSVHHTHTIPIDYDRAMYEQARDKAGGTDEQLFEDYFDSQFDMLQQLRPPVVGHFDLIRLMSDHRDADFKDMAGVWNKIQRNLEYIASYGGLLELNSSGLRKGLAEPYPCLPICQMFLGMGGGFVMSDDSHGIEQIGTNYVRLLAFVEKAGISRIHFADRAGVRKDSRFPNTGFSSIAVSDLAQLPFWSNLN; this is encoded by the exons ATGCCGTACTCTCACCATAGTCACTCCGGCCAGTTTTGCGGACATGCGACAAACACGCTCGAGGAAGTCATTCAGGCAGCCATAGCCAAAGGCTTCCACACCTTTGCGCTGACCGAACACATACCCAGACCGATTGAAGACTTCTATCCTGGAGAAGAGAAATCGCATACCGTGGAGAGCCTCGCCAAGCTATTCGACGATTTCCTTATCGAAGCTCATCGGCTGAGAGATGTACACGGGAGTCAGATACAAATCTTGATTGGATTTGAGTCAGAATGGATTCGGCCATCCACCGTGGACATAATCCGGGGCATATCCGACAGGAACACGTTTGACTTCTTCATGGGCTCGGTTCATCACACGCATACGATACCGATCGACTACGATCGCGCAATGTACGAACAGGCCCGAGACAAGGCAGGCGGCACGGACGAGCAACTGTTTGAGGACTACTTTGATTCTCAGTTTGATATGCTTCAACAACTCCGACCCCCCGTAGTTGGGCATTTTGACCTAATTCGCCTGATGAGTGACCATCGCGACGCCGACTTCAAGGACATGGCTGGTGTTTGGAACAAGATACAGCGCAACCTGGAATATATAGCCTCTTATGGAGGCCTCCTCGAGTTGAACTCGTCGGGTCTACGCAAAGGTTTGGCCGAGCCATATCCGTGCTTACCCATATGTCAA ATGTTCCTAGGAATGGGCGGTGGCTTCGTCATGTCTGACGACAGTCATGGGATCGAGCAAATAGGGACAAACTATGTGCGGCTGCTGGCCTTTGTCGAGAAGGCAGGGATAAGCCGGATACATTTTGCTGATCGGGCCGGCGTGCGCAAAGACAGCCGCTTCCCCAACACAGGCTTCTCCAGCATCGCTGTAAGCGACCTGGCGCAGCTGCCCTTCTGGTCGAACCTAAACTGA